A section of the Bombus huntii isolate Logan2020A chromosome 5, iyBomHunt1.1, whole genome shotgun sequence genome encodes:
- the LOC126865692 gene encoding uncharacterized protein LOC126865692 isoform X1, translating to MSQSIYPDILREIMKKRRTDFNLRGSFKNIMDKYQHIRTFISAVLEYTKHPSETTASILQRNLGVISTSLDLSIFDPGTNIAAEFYVSLHELMNSLASRTTLIWSAVDVLQNACRNAAARQALIHTFKFAPILARLLEANLTSEKRIRVLKLLQELTYGIKIYWQEAHLPYLVSVLTQWVTQSREENIIALSLGVLVNLCYKNLPAVYILIRTIDTKAFIRTLLKIQHYSVNTKVQCCKLLIILEHTNTNISEKSIWDFADVTFSSFITAMKQKDVLLLRHIIDFFDYVGQNEYSHAVLLTYPHYGRGVENILATLEDNADPECVALMMEFLSFLVKLKLSALVSLYPLCVKTAMTWVPVEQVCSRALTLIRVTVIDARRTKSSSEVLAELDASVLMLIINSENDEIQGKCELTLETETKLAELMQLFQEMVKTSTLRTKVMQSLNEQMIRKLLSPMLDSETCAADNWPGNFIQNPTTNLCIHALALTADLAADNSQWLTLYSELLRKKQIQMTMANALFTGDTDIKQKVLQLTSTMGFPQECVSAVALCMKQLEPLILVQSTHGMVTNIGSKMSVNASSEMVPLFSFVQEERLDAFLAKLERTYESNQINDITTSAVMELYEYKLAAMRHAERAMQSSLEAANNHGTSLQHRLAQVVAESSRLHQMLFDTQQCLEEVKSTLTVKLAEAEEQNKKVVAIKTQEIEGLEKIVTEKTANIDHLNIVLVQHKHELESTLNRIETLTKKIKELEIECVTADAKTMEMTNKNHELSKLLLKRQDQLNKKDQVIELKIAEIQSNQKDISALKQETQQLSELVHTYEKSIAEKEEIIKKMKAELMDLSRMRDMIFELTAKKKEDLNTS from the exons ATGAGTCAGTCAATTTACCCAGATATTCTACGTGAAATTATGAAGAAACGTCGAACAGATTTTAATCTGAGAGGATCCTTCAAGA ACATAATGGACAAATACCAACACATAAGAACATTCATATCAGCGGTTTTAGAATATACTAAACATCCAAGTGAAACAACCGCTTCAATTTTACAACGAAATCTTGGg GTAATAAGTACATCATTGGATTTAAGCATTTTTGACCCTGGAACTAACATAGCAGCAGAGTTCTATGTTAGTTTGCATGAGCTGATGAATTCTTTAGCTTCCAGAACTACTTTGATTTGGAGTGCTGTGGATGTTTTACAAAATGCTTGTCGCAATGCTGCTGCAAGACAAGCTCTCATCCATACATTTAAATTTGCACCTATACTGGCAAGATTATTGGAA GCAAATTTAACAAGCGAAAAGAGAATACGAGTATTAAAACTACTACAAGAATTGacatatggaataaaaatttattggCAAGAAGCTCATTTACCATATCTGGTATCAGTATTAACACAATGGGTGACACAATCTAGGGAAGAAAACATTATTGCACTTTCCTTAGGTGTACTAGTAAATCTCTGTTACAAAAATCTTCCAgctgtatatatattaataagaaCGATTGATACAAAAGCATTCATACGGAccttattaaaaatacaacaTTATAGTGTTAATACCAAAGTACAATGCTGTAAGCTTTTGATTATATTAGAacatacaaatacaaatatttcggAAAAATCTATTTGGGATTTTGCTGATGTCACATTCAGCAGTTTTATTACAGCAATGAAACAAAAGGATGTTCTGTTACTGAGACACATCATAGATTTCTTTGACTATGTTGGACAAAATGAATATTCCCATGCTGTGTTGTTAACATATCCACA ttATGGCAGAGGCGTGGAAAATATATTGGCCACATTAGAAGATAATGCAGATCCAGAATGTGTTGCTCTCATGATGGaatttttgtcatttctagtaaaattaaaattatctgCTTTGGTATCTTTATATCCTTTATGTGTAAAAACTGCAATGACTTGGGTTCCTGTAGAACAG GTGTGCTCTAGAGCATTAACTTTAATAAGAGTTACAGTAATTGATGCACGGCGTACTAAATCGTCATCTGAAGTGTTAGCAGAATTAGATGCTTCAGTTTTAATGCTCATAATAAATTCAGAAAATGATGAAATTCAAGGAAAATGTGAATTAACATTagaaacagaaacgaaattagCAGAATTAATGCAATTATTTCAAGAAATGGTTAAAACATCTACACTCAGAACAAAAGTGATGCAATCCTTGAATGAACAAATGATACGAAAATTATTAAGTCCAATGTTAGATTCTGAAACATGTGCAGCTGATAATTGGCCAGGGAATTTTATTCAA AATCCTACTACAAATTTATGTATTCATGCATTAGCTTTGACTGCTGATTTAGCTGCTGATAATTCGCAATGGTTAACTTTATATTCTGAGTTACttagaaagaaacaaattcaAATGACAATGGCAAATGCATTGTTCACTGGTGATACagacattaaacaaaaggTTCTACAATTGACATCCACCATGGGATTTCCTCAAGAATG TGTTTCCGCGGTGGCGCTTTGTATGAAGCAACTGGAGCCTTTGATATTGGTACAAAGTACTCATGGTATGGTAACAAATATTGGAAGTAAAATGTCCGTAAATGCAAGTAGTGAAATGGTCCCACTGTTTTCTTTCGTGCAAGAAGAACGGCTTGATGCATTTTTAGCAAAATTGGAAAGAACTTATGAGTCAAATCAAATCAATGATATTACCACATCAGCAGTAATGGAATTGTATGAATACAAG TTAGCAGCTATGAGACATGCAGAACGGGCTATGCAATCTAGTTTAGAAGCAGCAAACAATCATGGAACCAGTTTGCAACATAGGCTGGCACAAGTAGTAGCAGAATCAAGCCGTTTACATCAAATGTTGTTTGACACACAGCAATGCTTAGAAGAAGTGAAGTCTACATTGACTGTAAAGCTTGCTGAAGCAGAAGAACAGAATAAAAAAGTAGTAGCTATTAAAACACAG gaaattgaAGGTTTAGAAAAGATAGTAACAGAAAAGACTGCTAACATTGATCATCTAAATATAGTACTCGTGCAACATAAGCATGAATTAGAAAGTACTTTAAATAGAATTGAAACATtaactaaaaaaataaaagagttAGAAATTGAATGTGTGACTGCAGATGCAAAAACCATGGAAATGACTAATAAAAATCACGAACTTAGTAAACTGCTTCTTAAAAGGCAGGATCAGTTAAATAAAAAGGATCAG gtaatagaattaaaaattgcgGAAATTCAGTCTAATCAAAAAGATATATCTGCACTCAAACAAGAAACTCAACAATTATCAGAATTAGTACATACGTATGAAAAGAGCATTGCTGAAAAAGAGGAAATAATTAAGAAGATGAAAGCAGAATTGATGGATTTAAGTCGGATGCGTGACATGATTTTTGAACTTACTGCCAAAAAAAAGGAAGACCTAAACACAAgctaa
- the LOC126865692 gene encoding uncharacterized protein LOC126865692 isoform X3 produces the protein MSQSIYPDILREIMKKRRTDFNLRGSFKTSRTTLIWSAVDVLQNACRNAAARQALIHTFKFAPILARLLEANLTSEKRIRVLKLLQELTYGIKIYWQEAHLPYLVSVLTQWVTQSREENIIALSLGVLVNLCYKNLPAVYILIRTIDTKAFIRTLLKIQHYSVNTKVQCCKLLIILEHTNTNISEKSIWDFADVTFSSFITAMKQKDVLLLRHIIDFFDYVGQNEYSHAVLLTYPHYGRGVENILATLEDNADPECVALMMEFLSFLVKLKLSALVSLYPLCVKTAMTWVPVEQVCSRALTLIRVTVIDARRTKSSSEVLAELDASVLMLIINSENDEIQGKCELTLETETKLAELMQLFQEMVKTSTLRTKVMQSLNEQMIRKLLSPMLDSETCAADNWPGNFIQNPTTNLCIHALALTADLAADNSQWLTLYSELLRKKQIQMTMANALFTGDTDIKQKVLQLTSTMGFPQECVSAVALCMKQLEPLILVQSTHGMVTNIGSKMSVNASSEMVPLFSFVQEERLDAFLAKLERTYESNQINDITTSAVMELYEYKLAAMRHAERAMQSSLEAANNHGTSLQHRLAQVVAESSRLHQMLFDTQQCLEEVKSTLTVKLAEAEEQNKKVVAIKTQEIEGLEKIVTEKTANIDHLNIVLVQHKHELESTLNRIETLTKKIKELEIECVTADAKTMEMTNKNHELSKLLLKRQDQLNKKDQVIELKIAEIQSNQKDISALKQETQQLSELVHTYEKSIAEKEEIIKKMKAELMDLSRMRDMIFELTAKKKEDLNTS, from the exons ATGAGTCAGTCAATTTACCCAGATATTCTACGTGAAATTATGAAGAAACGTCGAACAGATTTTAATCTGAGAGGATCCTTCAAGA CTTCCAGAACTACTTTGATTTGGAGTGCTGTGGATGTTTTACAAAATGCTTGTCGCAATGCTGCTGCAAGACAAGCTCTCATCCATACATTTAAATTTGCACCTATACTGGCAAGATTATTGGAA GCAAATTTAACAAGCGAAAAGAGAATACGAGTATTAAAACTACTACAAGAATTGacatatggaataaaaatttattggCAAGAAGCTCATTTACCATATCTGGTATCAGTATTAACACAATGGGTGACACAATCTAGGGAAGAAAACATTATTGCACTTTCCTTAGGTGTACTAGTAAATCTCTGTTACAAAAATCTTCCAgctgtatatatattaataagaaCGATTGATACAAAAGCATTCATACGGAccttattaaaaatacaacaTTATAGTGTTAATACCAAAGTACAATGCTGTAAGCTTTTGATTATATTAGAacatacaaatacaaatatttcggAAAAATCTATTTGGGATTTTGCTGATGTCACATTCAGCAGTTTTATTACAGCAATGAAACAAAAGGATGTTCTGTTACTGAGACACATCATAGATTTCTTTGACTATGTTGGACAAAATGAATATTCCCATGCTGTGTTGTTAACATATCCACA ttATGGCAGAGGCGTGGAAAATATATTGGCCACATTAGAAGATAATGCAGATCCAGAATGTGTTGCTCTCATGATGGaatttttgtcatttctagtaaaattaaaattatctgCTTTGGTATCTTTATATCCTTTATGTGTAAAAACTGCAATGACTTGGGTTCCTGTAGAACAG GTGTGCTCTAGAGCATTAACTTTAATAAGAGTTACAGTAATTGATGCACGGCGTACTAAATCGTCATCTGAAGTGTTAGCAGAATTAGATGCTTCAGTTTTAATGCTCATAATAAATTCAGAAAATGATGAAATTCAAGGAAAATGTGAATTAACATTagaaacagaaacgaaattagCAGAATTAATGCAATTATTTCAAGAAATGGTTAAAACATCTACACTCAGAACAAAAGTGATGCAATCCTTGAATGAACAAATGATACGAAAATTATTAAGTCCAATGTTAGATTCTGAAACATGTGCAGCTGATAATTGGCCAGGGAATTTTATTCAA AATCCTACTACAAATTTATGTATTCATGCATTAGCTTTGACTGCTGATTTAGCTGCTGATAATTCGCAATGGTTAACTTTATATTCTGAGTTACttagaaagaaacaaattcaAATGACAATGGCAAATGCATTGTTCACTGGTGATACagacattaaacaaaaggTTCTACAATTGACATCCACCATGGGATTTCCTCAAGAATG TGTTTCCGCGGTGGCGCTTTGTATGAAGCAACTGGAGCCTTTGATATTGGTACAAAGTACTCATGGTATGGTAACAAATATTGGAAGTAAAATGTCCGTAAATGCAAGTAGTGAAATGGTCCCACTGTTTTCTTTCGTGCAAGAAGAACGGCTTGATGCATTTTTAGCAAAATTGGAAAGAACTTATGAGTCAAATCAAATCAATGATATTACCACATCAGCAGTAATGGAATTGTATGAATACAAG TTAGCAGCTATGAGACATGCAGAACGGGCTATGCAATCTAGTTTAGAAGCAGCAAACAATCATGGAACCAGTTTGCAACATAGGCTGGCACAAGTAGTAGCAGAATCAAGCCGTTTACATCAAATGTTGTTTGACACACAGCAATGCTTAGAAGAAGTGAAGTCTACATTGACTGTAAAGCTTGCTGAAGCAGAAGAACAGAATAAAAAAGTAGTAGCTATTAAAACACAG gaaattgaAGGTTTAGAAAAGATAGTAACAGAAAAGACTGCTAACATTGATCATCTAAATATAGTACTCGTGCAACATAAGCATGAATTAGAAAGTACTTTAAATAGAATTGAAACATtaactaaaaaaataaaagagttAGAAATTGAATGTGTGACTGCAGATGCAAAAACCATGGAAATGACTAATAAAAATCACGAACTTAGTAAACTGCTTCTTAAAAGGCAGGATCAGTTAAATAAAAAGGATCAG gtaatagaattaaaaattgcgGAAATTCAGTCTAATCAAAAAGATATATCTGCACTCAAACAAGAAACTCAACAATTATCAGAATTAGTACATACGTATGAAAAGAGCATTGCTGAAAAAGAGGAAATAATTAAGAAGATGAAAGCAGAATTGATGGATTTAAGTCGGATGCGTGACATGATTTTTGAACTTACTGCCAAAAAAAAGGAAGACCTAAACACAAgctaa
- the LOC126865692 gene encoding uncharacterized protein LOC126865692 isoform X2, with translation MDKYQHIRTFISAVLEYTKHPSETTASILQRNLGVISTSLDLSIFDPGTNIAAEFYVSLHELMNSLASRTTLIWSAVDVLQNACRNAAARQALIHTFKFAPILARLLEANLTSEKRIRVLKLLQELTYGIKIYWQEAHLPYLVSVLTQWVTQSREENIIALSLGVLVNLCYKNLPAVYILIRTIDTKAFIRTLLKIQHYSVNTKVQCCKLLIILEHTNTNISEKSIWDFADVTFSSFITAMKQKDVLLLRHIIDFFDYVGQNEYSHAVLLTYPHYGRGVENILATLEDNADPECVALMMEFLSFLVKLKLSALVSLYPLCVKTAMTWVPVEQVCSRALTLIRVTVIDARRTKSSSEVLAELDASVLMLIINSENDEIQGKCELTLETETKLAELMQLFQEMVKTSTLRTKVMQSLNEQMIRKLLSPMLDSETCAADNWPGNFIQNPTTNLCIHALALTADLAADNSQWLTLYSELLRKKQIQMTMANALFTGDTDIKQKVLQLTSTMGFPQECVSAVALCMKQLEPLILVQSTHGMVTNIGSKMSVNASSEMVPLFSFVQEERLDAFLAKLERTYESNQINDITTSAVMELYEYKLAAMRHAERAMQSSLEAANNHGTSLQHRLAQVVAESSRLHQMLFDTQQCLEEVKSTLTVKLAEAEEQNKKVVAIKTQEIEGLEKIVTEKTANIDHLNIVLVQHKHELESTLNRIETLTKKIKELEIECVTADAKTMEMTNKNHELSKLLLKRQDQLNKKDQVIELKIAEIQSNQKDISALKQETQQLSELVHTYEKSIAEKEEIIKKMKAELMDLSRMRDMIFELTAKKKEDLNTS, from the exons ATGGACAAATACCAACACATAAGAACATTCATATCAGCGGTTTTAGAATATACTAAACATCCAAGTGAAACAACCGCTTCAATTTTACAACGAAATCTTGGg GTAATAAGTACATCATTGGATTTAAGCATTTTTGACCCTGGAACTAACATAGCAGCAGAGTTCTATGTTAGTTTGCATGAGCTGATGAATTCTTTAGCTTCCAGAACTACTTTGATTTGGAGTGCTGTGGATGTTTTACAAAATGCTTGTCGCAATGCTGCTGCAAGACAAGCTCTCATCCATACATTTAAATTTGCACCTATACTGGCAAGATTATTGGAA GCAAATTTAACAAGCGAAAAGAGAATACGAGTATTAAAACTACTACAAGAATTGacatatggaataaaaatttattggCAAGAAGCTCATTTACCATATCTGGTATCAGTATTAACACAATGGGTGACACAATCTAGGGAAGAAAACATTATTGCACTTTCCTTAGGTGTACTAGTAAATCTCTGTTACAAAAATCTTCCAgctgtatatatattaataagaaCGATTGATACAAAAGCATTCATACGGAccttattaaaaatacaacaTTATAGTGTTAATACCAAAGTACAATGCTGTAAGCTTTTGATTATATTAGAacatacaaatacaaatatttcggAAAAATCTATTTGGGATTTTGCTGATGTCACATTCAGCAGTTTTATTACAGCAATGAAACAAAAGGATGTTCTGTTACTGAGACACATCATAGATTTCTTTGACTATGTTGGACAAAATGAATATTCCCATGCTGTGTTGTTAACATATCCACA ttATGGCAGAGGCGTGGAAAATATATTGGCCACATTAGAAGATAATGCAGATCCAGAATGTGTTGCTCTCATGATGGaatttttgtcatttctagtaaaattaaaattatctgCTTTGGTATCTTTATATCCTTTATGTGTAAAAACTGCAATGACTTGGGTTCCTGTAGAACAG GTGTGCTCTAGAGCATTAACTTTAATAAGAGTTACAGTAATTGATGCACGGCGTACTAAATCGTCATCTGAAGTGTTAGCAGAATTAGATGCTTCAGTTTTAATGCTCATAATAAATTCAGAAAATGATGAAATTCAAGGAAAATGTGAATTAACATTagaaacagaaacgaaattagCAGAATTAATGCAATTATTTCAAGAAATGGTTAAAACATCTACACTCAGAACAAAAGTGATGCAATCCTTGAATGAACAAATGATACGAAAATTATTAAGTCCAATGTTAGATTCTGAAACATGTGCAGCTGATAATTGGCCAGGGAATTTTATTCAA AATCCTACTACAAATTTATGTATTCATGCATTAGCTTTGACTGCTGATTTAGCTGCTGATAATTCGCAATGGTTAACTTTATATTCTGAGTTACttagaaagaaacaaattcaAATGACAATGGCAAATGCATTGTTCACTGGTGATACagacattaaacaaaaggTTCTACAATTGACATCCACCATGGGATTTCCTCAAGAATG TGTTTCCGCGGTGGCGCTTTGTATGAAGCAACTGGAGCCTTTGATATTGGTACAAAGTACTCATGGTATGGTAACAAATATTGGAAGTAAAATGTCCGTAAATGCAAGTAGTGAAATGGTCCCACTGTTTTCTTTCGTGCAAGAAGAACGGCTTGATGCATTTTTAGCAAAATTGGAAAGAACTTATGAGTCAAATCAAATCAATGATATTACCACATCAGCAGTAATGGAATTGTATGAATACAAG TTAGCAGCTATGAGACATGCAGAACGGGCTATGCAATCTAGTTTAGAAGCAGCAAACAATCATGGAACCAGTTTGCAACATAGGCTGGCACAAGTAGTAGCAGAATCAAGCCGTTTACATCAAATGTTGTTTGACACACAGCAATGCTTAGAAGAAGTGAAGTCTACATTGACTGTAAAGCTTGCTGAAGCAGAAGAACAGAATAAAAAAGTAGTAGCTATTAAAACACAG gaaattgaAGGTTTAGAAAAGATAGTAACAGAAAAGACTGCTAACATTGATCATCTAAATATAGTACTCGTGCAACATAAGCATGAATTAGAAAGTACTTTAAATAGAATTGAAACATtaactaaaaaaataaaagagttAGAAATTGAATGTGTGACTGCAGATGCAAAAACCATGGAAATGACTAATAAAAATCACGAACTTAGTAAACTGCTTCTTAAAAGGCAGGATCAGTTAAATAAAAAGGATCAG gtaatagaattaaaaattgcgGAAATTCAGTCTAATCAAAAAGATATATCTGCACTCAAACAAGAAACTCAACAATTATCAGAATTAGTACATACGTATGAAAAGAGCATTGCTGAAAAAGAGGAAATAATTAAGAAGATGAAAGCAGAATTGATGGATTTAAGTCGGATGCGTGACATGATTTTTGAACTTACTGCCAAAAAAAAGGAAGACCTAAACACAAgctaa
- the LOC126865700 gene encoding lipid storage droplets surface-binding protein 1 isoform X2 — translation MARTNPKTRYSENKRHSDLPRFESVVRISNLPIVENSIHIAGNVYDRLKRSNSLMSWSLYTAEQSLAIATASAKPAISVLNGPIMTIDQLLCKGIDIVEQRVPAVHLPPHLIYCNAREYVSNKIVRPVLMRAGSVKLIGSQAANAAVDRLDGALTVADKYVDRYLPADSTDTVDHDSSPSEPVSKTTRTIKHGARLSRKLQKRLTRRTLAEARALKEQGTECIHILLYIVELLATDPKLAFKKAKELWGTLSLPEPENQARPATLEQLLVLLTRESARRIVHLVNGTTTLAARTPRNLGRLLIGVSHQLLVVADATFRMMPIIGKRGAAKEQISAINLAIQRLNSSTNHLLEQFATFLAGRPCVSKVTHAKSHQQNHNNHMSMSSKPPVNGIDTIE, via the exons ATGGCGCGAACGAACCCGAAAACTCGATATTCCGAAAACAAACGGCACTCCGATTTGCCGCGTTTCGAATCAGTTGTTAGAATCTCCAACCTGCCTATTGTAGAAAACAGTATACATATCGCTGGTAACGTCTACGATAGACTAAAG CGTTCAAATTCATTGATGAGCTGGAGTTTATATACTGCTGAACAATCACTTGCAATTGCAACAGCGTCAGCGAAACCTGCGATTTCCGTATTAAATGGGCCTATTATGACGATCGATCAATTGCTCTGTAAAGGTATCGATATCGTTGAACAGAGAGTACCAGCCGTGCATCTTCCTCCGCATCTT ATATACTGCAATGCACGAGAATATGTGAGCAACAAAATCGTGAGGCCTGTTCTAATGCGTGCCGGAAGCGTGAAACTGATAGGAAGCCAAGCCGCGAACGCAGCGGTAGATAGATTAGATGGGGCTCTAACTGTCGCAGATAAATATGTTGATCGTTACTTGCCTGCTGATTCTACCGATACAGTAGACCATG attcCTCTCCATCTGAACCTGTGAGTAAGACCACACGAACTATCAAACACGGTGCCAGGTTATCTAGGAAATTACAAAAACGGCTAACGCGTCGCACATTAGCGGAAGCTCGAGCGCTTAAGGAACAAGGAACGGAATGCATTcatatacttttatatattgtaGAATTG TTAGCAACGGACCCAAAACTAGCGTTTAAAAAGGCGAAAGAACTTTGGGGAACATTAAGTTTGCCTGAACCAGAAAACCAAGCTCGACCAGCTACTCTAGAACAGTTATTGGTTCTTTTAACGCGTGAATCTGCGCGTCGTATTGTTCATCTAGTGAATGGGACAACAACGTTAGCAGCTAGAACCCCGCGCAATCTTGGTAGACTTCTCATTGGAGTGTCGCATCAATTGCTCGTAGTTGCGGATGCTACTTTCAGA ATGATGCCAATTATCGGTAAAAGGGGTGCAGCAAAAGAACAAATTTCAGCCATTAATTTGGCTATACAAAGGCTCAATTCATCTACAAATCATTTATTG GAGCAGTTCGCAACTTTTCTAGCTGGTCGTCCATGTGTTTCCAAAGTAACACATGCAAAGAGTCATCAACAAAACCACAACAACCACATGTCGATGTCTTCAAAACCTCCCGTAAATGGTATCGATACTATCGAGTAA
- the LOC126865700 gene encoding lipid storage droplets surface-binding protein 1 isoform X1: MCIYQKLSHIYYKQYQQHSFSFIVRRLTSRILLKQLSQMARTNPKTRYSENKRHSDLPRFESVVRISNLPIVENSIHIAGNVYDRLKRSNSLMSWSLYTAEQSLAIATASAKPAISVLNGPIMTIDQLLCKGIDIVEQRVPAVHLPPHLIYCNAREYVSNKIVRPVLMRAGSVKLIGSQAANAAVDRLDGALTVADKYVDRYLPADSTDTVDHDSSPSEPVSKTTRTIKHGARLSRKLQKRLTRRTLAEARALKEQGTECIHILLYIVELLATDPKLAFKKAKELWGTLSLPEPENQARPATLEQLLVLLTRESARRIVHLVNGTTTLAARTPRNLGRLLIGVSHQLLVVADATFRMMPIIGKRGAAKEQISAINLAIQRLNSSTNHLLEQFATFLAGRPCVSKVTHAKSHQQNHNNHMSMSSKPPVNGIDTIE, from the exons ATGTGTATCTATCAAAAGTTATCAcacatttattataaacaGTACCAACAACAttcgttttcttttattgTAAGACGACTGACGTCAAGAATATTGTTAAAA CAACTATCTCAAATGGCGCGAACGAACCCGAAAACTCGATATTCCGAAAACAAACGGCACTCCGATTTGCCGCGTTTCGAATCAGTTGTTAGAATCTCCAACCTGCCTATTGTAGAAAACAGTATACATATCGCTGGTAACGTCTACGATAGACTAAAG CGTTCAAATTCATTGATGAGCTGGAGTTTATATACTGCTGAACAATCACTTGCAATTGCAACAGCGTCAGCGAAACCTGCGATTTCCGTATTAAATGGGCCTATTATGACGATCGATCAATTGCTCTGTAAAGGTATCGATATCGTTGAACAGAGAGTACCAGCCGTGCATCTTCCTCCGCATCTT ATATACTGCAATGCACGAGAATATGTGAGCAACAAAATCGTGAGGCCTGTTCTAATGCGTGCCGGAAGCGTGAAACTGATAGGAAGCCAAGCCGCGAACGCAGCGGTAGATAGATTAGATGGGGCTCTAACTGTCGCAGATAAATATGTTGATCGTTACTTGCCTGCTGATTCTACCGATACAGTAGACCATG attcCTCTCCATCTGAACCTGTGAGTAAGACCACACGAACTATCAAACACGGTGCCAGGTTATCTAGGAAATTACAAAAACGGCTAACGCGTCGCACATTAGCGGAAGCTCGAGCGCTTAAGGAACAAGGAACGGAATGCATTcatatacttttatatattgtaGAATTG TTAGCAACGGACCCAAAACTAGCGTTTAAAAAGGCGAAAGAACTTTGGGGAACATTAAGTTTGCCTGAACCAGAAAACCAAGCTCGACCAGCTACTCTAGAACAGTTATTGGTTCTTTTAACGCGTGAATCTGCGCGTCGTATTGTTCATCTAGTGAATGGGACAACAACGTTAGCAGCTAGAACCCCGCGCAATCTTGGTAGACTTCTCATTGGAGTGTCGCATCAATTGCTCGTAGTTGCGGATGCTACTTTCAGA ATGATGCCAATTATCGGTAAAAGGGGTGCAGCAAAAGAACAAATTTCAGCCATTAATTTGGCTATACAAAGGCTCAATTCATCTACAAATCATTTATTG GAGCAGTTCGCAACTTTTCTAGCTGGTCGTCCATGTGTTTCCAAAGTAACACATGCAAAGAGTCATCAACAAAACCACAACAACCACATGTCGATGTCTTCAAAACCTCCCGTAAATGGTATCGATACTATCGAGTAA